The Vicinamibacterales bacterium sequence CTGGCACGTGCGCCGTGGCCAGGTGGACTGGGGCGGTCACGGGGACACCGCCTACCGTCTCGTGGCGTAGCGCCGGAGCAGGCACGCAGGCGCAGCTCCGGGGGGCCGCGCCTTCCGAGCAGCGGGTGACTTCGCCGCCGACGCGCGTACGCCGGTCGGCCCGCGACACCCCCTGTTCATGTTCGCAGCGGCAATGGGCCGGCGGGCCGAGTCACGGCCCGTCGTCCCGCAGCGCGGCCGCGAGCTGCTCGGCGGTGACTCCGGTGAGCCGGAGACCCTCGGCGCCGGGCAGCATGCCCTCGCGCCAGAGCCGGTCGGCCAGGGCTCGCCGGGCGACGAGGCCCGCCAGCCGGCCCGCCACGGCCACGTCAGGGCGGCCCGACGTCCTGAACGCGTCCCTGGCGATGTGCACGTCCGCCTCCATCGTCCACCCGCCCACGACCTGCGACACGGTGAAGACGTGCGTGGCCGACCCGTCCTTCTCCACCCTGGCACGGGACGCCGCGTCGATGGCGAACCCGTTCAGCGTGATCGTGTGCTCCCGGCGGCCCGCCGCGGCCGGGGTGGCGTCGGGCGCGGGCGGACGGGCGGCGGCCACGGCGGCCCGGAGCAGCGCCGGCGTCATCGGCTTCGCCAGGAAGTGGCTGGCGCCGCCCGCGAGCGCCGCCGACGCCAGGTCCAGCGAGGCGTGAGCGGTCAGCATCACCACCCGGGTCGCCGGGGCGATGCGCCGCAGCTCCGCGAGGAGTGCGACGCCCGACATGCCCGGCATCTTCTGATCGAGCAGCACGACGTCGAACGGGCCGTGCGCCGCGACGGCCTCGAGCGCCCGCGCGGCGTCCTCGGCCTCGTGCACCTCGTAGAGGTCCTCCAGCGTCAGCCGCACCATCCGGCGAAGTGTGGGTTCGTCATCGACGATCAGGACTCGCATCGCTGGCCTCCTCGAAAGCGCCGTCCGCGCGCGGCAGCGTGAACGCGAACGTCGATCCCGCGCCGGGGGCCGACGCCACCGTGATGGCGCCGCCGTGCGCCTCCACGATCCGCCGGCTGATCGCCAGGCCGAGCCCGGCGCCGCCGCGCGCACCGCCCGCGATCTGGGCGAACGGCTCGAAGATCCTCGCGTGGTGCTCGGGAGCGATGCCGATGCCGGTGTCGATCACGCGACACGCCACCATTCCCCCCTCGGCCGATGCCGCCACCGTGACGCGGCCGCCCGCCGGCGTCGCGCGCAGGGCGTTCGAGACGAGGTTCGTCAGGACGCGCTCGATCTGCGCGCGGTCGGCGTACGCGGGCGGCAGGCCGCGCGGCACGTCGACGGCCAGGGTCACGCCTCGGGCGTCGCCCTGCCGGCGCATCGGTTCCACGACCCCGCGCACCAGGCCCTCGACGGCGACCGCCGCCGGGCGCGGCGGCCGTTGGCCGCTCTCGAGCCTCGTCAGGTCCAGGAGATCGCGTGCCAGACGGGCGAGCCGCTCGCCGTCGTTGCGGCACAGCTCGACGATCTCGCGCTGCCTGGGCGTGAGCGTCGCGGGCTGCTCGTGCAGCAGGTCCAGGCCGAGCTGCAGGCTGGCGAGGGGCGTGCGAAGCTCGTGCGAGGCTTCGGCCACGAACTCCGACTTCAGGCGATTGAGCTCGTGCAGGTGCCGTACGTCCTCGAGCAGCATCATCCGCTCGGCCACCTGGCGGGCTTGCGCAAGGGCGTCGCGGTCCGACACGCGGGCCTCGCGAACGCGCGCCGCCATGTGGTTGAAGGCACGCGCCATCTGGCCGAGCTCGTCGGCACGATCCGCGGGCACGGCCACGTCCAGGTCCCCGGCGGCGGCGCGGGTGGCCGCCCGCGTCAGCGCCTCGATCGGTCCGCTGACGCTCCGCCCCACCGCGGCCGTGAGCCACGCGCCGCCGAGTGCCAGCACCGCCATCAGGGCCAGGGTCCACGCGGCGTCACGACGCGCGAGCGCCCCGGCCGCGTCGCTCTTGCTGCGCATCGCCGCGACGTTCAGCCGATCCAGCGGCGCGATCGATCGGCGCAGCCGCTCGGCGCCCGCCGCCGACGGCGTCCGTGCGTACTCCTCGTAGCCGGCGCGCAGCGCCGCAATCACGTCCCGTTCCCCCGGCTCGGTCACGTTGCCGGCCGCGA is a genomic window containing:
- a CDS encoding response regulator, with protein sequence MRVLIVDDEPTLRRMVRLTLEDLYEVHEAEDAARALEAVAAHGPFDVVLLDQKMPGMSGVALLAELRRIAPATRVVMLTAHASLDLASAALAGGASHFLAKPMTPALLRAAVAAARPPAPDATPAAAGRREHTITLNGFAIDAASRARVEKDGSATHVFTVSQVVGGWTMEADVHIARDAFRTSGRPDVAVAGRLAGLVARRALADRLWREGMLPGAEGLRLTGVTAEQLAAALRDDGP
- a CDS encoding HAMP domain-containing sensor histidine kinase, with amino-acid sequence MTAMPTGAAVSLRVRLLAAFASLVLALAALGAWSAWRLRDLGEVAERILADNYQSVEAAHAMRVSLERLEGLRTAAAGTGAGDAGGRRAFDRALAVAAGNVTEPGERDVIAALRAGYEEYARTPSAAGAERLRRSIAPLDRLNVAAMRSKSDAAGALARRDAAWTLALMAVLALGGAWLTAAVGRSVSGPIEALTRAATRAAAGDLDVAVPADRADELGQMARAFNHMAARVREARVSDRDALAQARQVAERMMLLEDVRHLHELNRLKSEFVAEASHELRTPLASLQLGLDLLHEQPATLTPRQREIVELCRNDGERLARLARDLLDLTRLESGQRPPRPAAVAVEGLVRGVVEPMRRQGDARGVTLAVDVPRGLPPAYADRAQIERVLTNLVSNALRATPAGGRVTVAASAEGGMVACRVIDTGIGIAPEHHARIFEPFAQIAGGARGGAGLGLAISRRIVEAHGGAITVASAPGAGSTFAFTLPRADGAFEEASDASPDRR